From the genome of Streptomyces sp. S4.7:
GCTCACAACGTCCGGGCATGGGACGGGAGTTGTACGCCCGGTTCCCGGTCTTCGCCGCAGCGTTCGACACCGTCTGCGCCGCACTCGACCCGCACCTGGACCGGCCGCTGCGTGACCTCGTACTCGCCGAGCCGGGCACCGCGGCCGCCGACGAAGCGGCCGAACCCCTGGACCGTACGCAGTACACCCAACCCGCCCTCTTCGCCCTGGAAGTGGCGCTCTACCGGCTGGCCGAGTCCTTCGGCGTCCGCCCCGACCACCTGATCGGGCACTCGCTGGGCGAACTGACGGCCGTCCACGTCTCCGGCATGCTGGACCTCCCCGACGCCTGCGCCTTCGTCGCCGCCCGCGGGCGCCTCATGCAGGCACTGCCCGAGGGCGGTGCCATGGCGGCCCTCCAGGTCGCCGAGGACCAGATCCTGCCCATGATCAGCGGCCGGGCGCACCAGGTCGGCATCGCGTCCGTCAACAGCCCCGACTCCACGGTGATCTCGGGGGAGCGGAGCGCCGTCGAGGAGATCACCGCCTTCTGGGAGGTCTGGGGCCACAGCACCAAGCGGCTCCGGGTCAGCCACGCCTTCCACTCACCGCTGCTGGAACCGATGCTGTACGAGCTCACCGAGATCGTCTCCGGTCTGACGTTCCGGCCGGCGGCGATCCCCGTCGTCTCCAACCTCACCGGGAAGGTCCTCAGCACCGAGGAAGCCGCCTCCCCGCGCTACTGGGCCGATCACGTCCGGCACACCGTACGGTTCGCCGACTCCATCGCCCACCTCGCCCAGCAGGACGTCCGGTTCTACCTCGAACTCGGCCCCGACGGCACCCTCACCGGGCTCACCTACGACTGTCTGACCAGCGGGGCCGCACCGAGCCCGGACGCCGCCGTCCTCGCCGCCGCACTGAGGCCCGGCGAGCCCGAGGCCATGACCTTCACGACCGCGTTGGCCCGGCTGCACGCGAGCGGCGCCCCGATCGCTCCTGACACCGACGGCTCCGGCACCCCCGCCGACGAACACCGCCCCCCGGGCGGCGCCCTCGTACCACTGCCGACCTACGCCTTCCAGCGGCGCCGGCTGTGGGTCGACCCGCCGCCGGGGCCGAGGCCCCGGACGGTCTCCGCCGGCGACACCCCCTTCTGGGCGGCCGTCGAGAACGAAGACCTCGACCAGCTCGCCGCCACCGTGCACGCCGACGACGAGCAGCGGGCCGCACTCGCCGCCCTGCTCCCCGCCCTCACCGGCTGGCGGCGCGCCCAGGACGGCCGCTACCGGCTGCGCTGGGACCCGGTCCCCGACCCCGTGCCCGACGCGGGAGACCACTCTGCCCCCGGCAACTGGCTCGCCGTGCTCCCCCCGGCGCTCGCCACCGCCGACGCCGCCGACGTCCTCACCGGGATCACCGGTGCGCTCACCGCCCACGGGCACCGGGTCGTCGCCTTCGTCGCGGACCCGGACGGCGAACCCTCACCCGCCGAACTCCTGCGCGCACAGCTCGCCGCCGGCGCCCCGGACGGCACGCCCTTCACCGGCGTACTGTCCCTGCTCGCCCTGGACGAGCGCCCGCACCACGACCACCCGGCCGTCTCCGTCGGTACGGCCCTCACCGCCGCACTCGTACAGGGCGTGGCAGCCGCAGCGCGCCCCGTACCGGTCTGGGGTCTCACCCGCGGCGCCGTCGCCGTCGAGGCCTCGGACGGCACCCGCCCCGAACAGGCCCCGGTCTGGGCCGTGTTGCAGGCCGCCGCCGCCGAACTCCCCACCTGGTCCGGGGGCCTGATCGACCTGCCCGGCACACTCGACGACGACGCCGGACGCCGACTGGCCGCCTTCCTGCGCGGCAGCGCCGAGCAGCAGGTCGCCCTGCGTCCCGCCGGGCTCCTCGCCCGCAGGCTGAGCCCGCTGCCGACGGACGGGAGCGACGTCTGGCAGCCCGGCGGAACCGTCCTCGTCACCGGCACCGACACCCCGTACGGCGCGCACGCCGCCCGGTGGCTCGCCGCGCACGGCGCCGAACATCTCGTCCTCCTCGCGGCCGAGGCGCCAACAGGACTGGCGGAGACGGGAGTCGGACTCACCCTGTGGCCGTACGACCCCACCGACGGCGACACGGACACCGACCACGACGCTCTCGCCGCCCTGCTGGCGGACGCACCGGTCACCGCCGTGATCCACACCACCGGCGCCGCCCACACCGACCCCCGCACCGCCCTGGCCACCGCCCACCACCTCGACCGGCTCACCCGCGACCGGGACCTCGCCGCCTTCGTCGTCTTCTCCGACCTGTCCGGCACCCTCGGACTGCCCGGCACCGGCGCCCAGGCCCCGCTCCACGCCCGCCTCGAAGCACTCACCGACGCCCGGCGGGCCGCCGGACTCCCCGCCGCGACCCTCGCGTTCGGACCGCTCACCGAGGAGCCGCACCTCGCTTTGCTCGGCGTGCGCCCCCTCGCGCCGAAGCCCGCGATGGACGTGCTCGGCCGGATCCCCGCCCGGGGCGCGGCCACCACCGTCGTCGCCGACATCGACTGGGCACGGTTCACCGCCGAACCGAACAACGCCCCCCTGGCGCTGCTGCGGGAGATCCCCGGCGCCCGTACCCCCGCCGCGCACGACGGCACCGGCCCGGCCGGCGCCGACCGTGACGCGGAGGGCGAACGGCTGCGCGCCCGGCTCGCCGAAGCGTCCGACGACGAAGAGGCGCGGGCCGTCCTGCTCGACCTCGTACGCGACTGTGCCGCCGACATCCTCGGCCACCACTCCGCCGACCAGGTCGGACCCGAGGACAACCTCGCCGAGATCGGCTTCTCCTCCTTCTCCGCACTCCAGTTGTGCACACGGCTCAACGCCGCCACCCAACTGACCATGCCCACAGTCGTCGTCTACGACCATCCGACTCCGGCCGGTCTGGCCCTGCACATGCACGGCCGGCTCGCCGCGACCGCACATCCCGCACGCTGACCGCCCACCGCGGCACGTGGAAGAACCCGGAATGGAGATTCCTTTGACTGGCACCGTCGTCATAGCGGGAGCAGGCCCGGTCGGCCTGTTCCTCGCCAGCGAGCTGCGGCTGGCAGGGGTGGAAGCCGTCGTCCTCGAACGCTCACCGAAGGCGAACGAGCACACCGTCGGCGGCACCCTCCACGCCCGCACCGCCGACCTGTTCGACCAGCGCGGCATCATGGACACCCTGCGCGCCGGGAACCCCCCGCTGTGGCCGCGACTGCACTTCGCCAGCTACTGGCTGGACCTCGCGCCCCACATGGAGGACGAGTACTCCCTCCTCCTGCCGCAGCAGTACACCGAAGAGATGCTCGAAGCCCACGCCACCGAGCTCGGTGCCGACATCCGGCGCGGCCACACCTGCGTCAGCCTCACCCAGGACGCCGACGGCGTCACCGTCGGGGTACGCGCCGACAGCGGCGACTACGAGCTTCGCGGCGCCTACCTCGTCGGCTGCGACGGCGGTGACAGCACCGTCCGCGAACTGGCCGCGTTCCCCGTCCAGGAGAGCGGCCCGCGCTGGTACGGCCTGCTCGCCGACGTCGAGTCCATCGAGGGCGACTGGCACCCGGGCAACTACCCCGGAGGCCAGTTCGCGGTCATCCGGTCGCCGCACGAGGGCGGCCCCTCGCGCATCATGACGCTGGAGTTCAACGAAACGACCCAGCCGCCGCCGGCCGACCAGCCCGTCAGCGTCGAAGAGGTGATCGCCAGCACCGAACGGATCACCGGACGCACCCCCGTCGTCGGCGAAGTCCAGTGGCTCCACCGCTACACCAACACCACACGCGAGGCCGAGAACTACCGGCAGGGCCGCGTCTTCGTCGCCGGGGACGCCGCACACCTGCACGTCGCCTTCGCGGGCCACGGTCTCAGCACCGGCCTGCACGACGCCGCCAACCTCGGCTGGAAGCTCGCCGCGGTCCTCGACGGACGCGCCCCCGACAGCCTCCTCGACACCTACGACGAGGAACGGCGGCCGGTCGGCCACCGGGCCTGCGTCTTCACCCAGTCACAGATGGCGCTGCTCACCCAGGGCCAGCAACTCGACATCCTGCGGCAGCTCTTCACCGACCTGGTCAAGCTTCCCGAGGTCAACCACCACCTCATCACCACCGTGACCGACGTCCGCTACGCCCTCGACGGCGCCGAGAAGGAGGACACCCACCCCCTCCTCGGCCGGCCCGTGCCGAACCAGCTCGTGAAGGACGCGGACGGACAGGCCACCGCCGTCGCCGAAGCACTCCGCGCCGGCCGCGGCGTGCTGATCGACCTCACCGACGGCGCCGCCGCACTGCCCGACACCTCCGGCCGCCGGGGTCACCTCGACAGCGTGTCCCGGGGCCCGGCCGACGCCGTCGACGCCACGGCGCTGCTCGTACGCCCCGACGGCTTCGTCGCCTGGGCCGCGACAGCCGACACAGGAAACGACGGCCTGGAGCCCGCACTGCGCCGCTGGTTCGGCGACACCGCCTGACACGGCGGAAGACAACGAAGAGGTGCCCCGGGCGTCGGTCACGACACCCGGGGCACCCTCACGTTGCGCGACTCGCGGCCGTACGACTCACACGGTCGCCCACCGGCCCACCCGTCCGTCAGCGGACGGCGACCCGCGCCGGCCCACGCAGAAGAGCCAGCTCGGCCCCGCTCAACCGGGGCTGCGGCAGCGGCTTCGCACCCGACGCCGCCGCGGCACGTACCGCGTCGAGCACCCCGGCGTCCTCCAGACCCGCCAGCGGCTCCGACATCGACATCACCCCCGTCATCGCCACGTTCACCCCGGCATCCCGCGACGCGGCCGCCTGCAGCAGATCCGCGAACCGCGCCCGCGCCTCGGCCCGCGCCCCCAACTCCGCGTCGCGGGACACGATCCGGCACTCGGGGAACCGCACGTCCTGCGACGTCGCCCACAGCCACGGATCGTCCACCGCCGCGCTGATCGCCCCCACCGTCTCCCGCGCCCGCTGGGGACGCACCCCGTGCGCAGCGAGCTCGTTCCGCAGCGCCTCGGCGCCACGCGCCGCCGCCGTCATCCCGTGCCCGTACGCGGGGTTGAGCGCCGACAGCGCGTCCCCCAGCACCAGCAGCCCCGCCGGCCAGGACGGCATGCGCTCGTACCGCAGCCGCCGGTTACGCGTACTGCGCGTACTGCGCGGCTCCGTCAGCGGCTCGGCCGCGGCGACCATACGCGCCACCAGCGGATGACGCAGACTCCGCGCGAACGCCGCGAAACCCGGCGCGTCGGCGGGCGGACGCGCACCCCGGCTGCCGGACAGCGACACCATCCACCGATCACCCTCGATCGGCACCACCAGACCGTTGCGCGCCGGTTTCGCCACCCGGTGGTCCGCGTACAGACTCACCACCGGAAAGACACCCGCCGCGCCCTCGGGCGCCCGGAAGACCCGCGTGGTGTACGTCAGGCCGGAGTCCACCGTCTCCTCCTCGGCCGCCGGCAGACCGAACCCCGTCAGCCAGCCGCTCAGCCCCGAGCCACGCCCCGTCGCGTCCACCACGACATCGGCGGCCAGCAGCCGCTCCGCGCCCCCCTCGCCGTCCCGCGCCCGAACCCGTACACCGCTCACGGCTCCGGCGTCACCGGCCAGACCGGCGGCCACGGTGCCCTCAAGCACCGATACGTTCGGCAACGCGAGCACACAACCACGCAGCACCCACTCCAGCAACGCCCGACTGCACGTGAGCATGTACTGCGTCTCGGGGAACCGCTCGCACCAGCCGGCCGCCGACATCAGCAGCATGTCCCGCTGCACCCCGACCCGTCGCGCGCCCGCCGCCAGCAGCCGCTCGGTCGCGCCCGGCAACAGCCGCTCCACCGCCCGCGCCCCACCGGACCACAGCACATGCGCGTGCTCCGCCTGCGGCACACCCGTACGCGCCGCGGGCCCCTCGGCCGGGTACTCGTCCCTCTCCACGACGGTGACCGAACCCACGTACGGCGCGAGAGCCGCGGCGGCCAGCAGACCGGCGACACTGCCGCCCAGCACCACCGCGTGAGTCCCCCCGCTCACAGCACCTCCACGGCGATCCCGCCCCTGACCCACTCGGTGGCCTCGACCGTCAGACCCACGACACGCCCGCCACTGCCCAGACCGGCCAGCGCACGCTCCAGCTGGAACAGCAGAAGCCCGTTGCCGTTGTTGCCCGTCTCCTCGACACGGCTCGTCACACTCGACTCCGCCACACCCAGCAGCTCGCACACCCGCTCCGTGACACGCCCGGAGTGCTGCGGCGGAAGCACCGCGTCGACATCGGAGTCCTTCCACCCGACATCGTCCAGCAACTCCCGCCACGCCTCGGCCGCCAGCACCGGAACCTGCGTCTCCACAGCGCCCCGGTCGTCGGTCACGGCCGGCGCCCCCGTCCCGGCATGGGCACCGAACCACTCCACGGTCTGCGCCGGAGGAAGCCCGCCGACCAGCCGGGTGCGCACCCGCCGGACCACGGCGGCCCCCGGGCGCGGCTCCACGCTCAGCACCGCGCACCCGGCGCCGTCACCCGCCAGTGCCATCGAGACCAGCTCGGCGGGGGACAGATGCTTGATGTCGCCACTGGGATCGAAGTGCTTGACCCAGGTGTCGCCGCCCAGAACCAGCGCCGTACGGGCCGAACCGCCCGCCAGGCGCTGCACGGCGATCTCCATCGCCTGCACGACCCCCGCACACCCGGACTGCACCTGGTACGACGGCACGCCGTCGATGCCCAGCCGGTCCGCGACGATGTTGACCGTCGCGGGCATCAGCATGTCCGGCATGCTCGTGCCCATCACCAGCAGATCGACGTCCTGCGCGTCCAGCCCGGCCGCCGCCAGCGCCTCCCGCGCCGCGGCCTCCCCGAGATCCGCCAGGGTGTGGGTGATCTCGCCGGACTCCAGGTCCCTGGCCAGATGACGGGAGCGGATCCCCACACCCGTCTCGGCCCAGCGCGCCCAGCTGTCCCCGACACCGAGCCGGTGCGCCAGCGCCACGTTGTCGACCGGAGGACCGGGCAGGGCCGTCCTGACCGACAGGATGTGAATGTTCGGACTGTCCATCCCGTCTCCAATTCTCCCGCGCACACGTGCGGATGACATACCGGACGCCGATGCTGTCGCCGTCGGCTAAAGCCCCCCTAACTCACCGTTCCCCCACATGAGACGCACTCCGCGGCATTCAGATTCTCTTTAGCGGGTTGCTAGGCGGCTCTGTTGAGAATGAGGCCGTCCGTATTCCGCACAGTAGGGCCGTCAGCACGCGCCGCGGTGAGACAGCACGGCCATCGCCAACCCCTGCGGCCTGCTTGGTCAGGAGGAAAGCGAATTATGGCAAGACCGCAGGCATCGCTTCGCGAGGACGTCCGCATGTTGGGCAGCCTCGTCAAGTTCCGAATGGCCAGCGACTGGACCAAGAAGGTCCAGAGCATTTACGAGATGTACCCCCCTGGGCACCTCATGACCGAGGAGAGCACCTACTTCAACCAGGGGTACTGGGAGACCGGGAACGAGACGTACGACGCGGCCCAGGAAGCCCTCGCCGGCCTGCTGGCCGACACCGTGGGCATGCGCGAGGGCGACACCGTCCTCGACTGCGGATTCGGCTACGGAGACCAGGACTTCTACTGGCTCAAGAGCCGTAGGCCCCGGCAGATCTTCGGCATCAACATCACGCCGAAGCACGTCGAGTTCGCGAGCGACCGGGCGCGGCGCGAAGGCGTCACGGACCGGGTCAACTTCCAGCTCGCCTCCGCCACGGAGATCCCGTTCCCCGACAACACCTTCGACCGCGTCGTGTCGCTGGAGTCGGCCATGCACTACCAGCCGCGCAGCCAGTTCTTCAAGGAGGCCTACCGCGTCCTCAAGCCCGGCGGTGTCATCGCCACGGCCGACATCGTCCCCATGCCCGGCGCGGGACCGCGAGAGAACCTCAAGGCCCACGCACTCGGCTGGCTCAAGTGGACCGTCGACGACCGCAACTGGCACGACCGGGACGTCTACGCCGAGAAGCTGAGCCAGACGGGCTTCGAATCGGTCGGCGTCACGACCATCCAGCCCAAGGTGTGGGAGCCCTGGCGCGCCTACATCACCAAGAAGGTCGCCGACCCGGCGTTCAAGCCCACCGTGAGCAAGCTCTACTACCGTGTCCTGCAGAAGGCATGGGCGGACCCCGAGCTGCTCAAGCGGGAACTGGAGACCGTGGACTACATCATGGCGGCCGGCACCAAGCCCCTGACCTGACCGGGGGCATGACATGCAGTGGGGGCGGTCCACCAGGGACCGCCCCCACTGTCGTACGTATGTCAGGAGTACCGGCCCCGGCTGTCAGCACTACCGGGCCCGGCACACCGGCTCAGGACACCGCGCGGATCCGCAGCACCAGCGCGCTGCCGCCCAGCGTCAGCACCGCCGACAGAGCGAAGAGCGCGGGGTAGCCCGCCAGCGACACCACGGGCCCGGCGATGGCCGGGGCCAGCAGGTTCGGAGCCGTATTGGCCACGTTCACCAGCCCCAGGTCCTTCCCCCGGTCCGTCGCCGACGGCAGAACCTCCGTCACCAGCGCGGAGTGGACAGCCAGATACACACCGAAACCGGCACCGAGAATGGCCGCCGCCAGCACAGCCGCCGGCCAGGTCGGTGACACCGCCATCACCACCGAGGCCAGCGCCAGGACGGCGCCCGCGCCCAGCACGAACACCTTCCGGCGCCCGACCCTGTCCGACCAGTAACCACCGAGCACGATGGTGACGAGCAGGAAGAGCGTGGTGACCGCGGTGAGCTGGAGGACGGCCTCGTCGGCGTCCTTCACCTTCACCGAGTCCTGAAGGAAGTACAGCAGGTACAACGAGGCGGCGGCGCCGCTGAGCTGGGTGATGAAACGGCTCGCCCACGCCCAGCCGAAGTCCGGATGACGCCGCGGACTGATCCACATACCGCGCAGCAGCGACCCCAGCGGCGGGCGCGCCGCGAGCGGCAGCGGATCGTCCGGCGTCAGCAGGACGAACGGCAGCATCAGACCCACCACCACGAGCCCCAGCGCCACATAGCCCGGACGCCCGGGAACCACGGCCGACACCAGCCCGACACCGAGCACCGCGCCCAGCACCTGCGGCAGGTTCACCCACCCCGACACCAGTCCGCGCTGCCTCACCGGCACCCGGTCCGGCACCGCGGCCGTCAGCGTGGCCAGCATCATGTTCAGCCCCACCTGCACGAACACCCACGCCACCGCGACACCGGCGATCGTGTCCTGCCGCGACAGGGCCACCAGGGCCACGGCACCCAGCACCGCGCCACCGACCGTCCACGGCCGCCGCCGCCCCAGCCGGCCCGTCGTCCGGTCGGACAACGCACCCACCAGTGGAGTCGTCAGCAGCACCGCCAGTGCACCCGCACCCGTCACCCAGCCCAGCAGCGACTTCTTGTTCTCCGGTGAGATGTGCTGGATCTGATCCGGCAGCAGCACCTGGAGCGGAGCCATGAAGGCCATCCACACACCGAGATTCGCCAGGACCAGGAGCAGGGTCCACGGTCTGCTGACCGGCTCCGTCGGCTCGGCGAGAGCCGCGTAGGACGGCGCGGCCTCCTGCGGTTGCCGTACGGGGGTGCTGGGGGTGCTCACCGCACCCCCTGGGCTGCCGACGCGGCCGGCGTGACACTGGTGTCCGTACGACCCCAGAACAGCCGCATCTCCCGGATCAGCCCGTCGGCACCCACCCGCAGCAGGGCGATGAACGCGACGGTCAGCCGGCTCCCCGCCGGCAGCCGCGCGTCGTCCAGTTCGGCCGTGGCCGGCAGCAGCACGTGCTCGTCGTCCAAGGACGCCACCGGAACCCCGGGCGTTTCGAGTACGCGGGAGGCGACCGCGCGGGCCAAGTGCTCCCGGAGCGCTGTCAGGCCCGTCAGCGTGCCACTCCCGACCGGGTCCTCGTACCGGATCTCCGGCGAGAACAACGCCAGGGCGCCATCCACGTCACCGGCGTTCAGACGGTGGCAGTACTCCAGGGCCACCTTCTTGCGCTCCGCCTCATCAGGCATGCGAGTTCCTTCCCAGGTCCTTGTCGATAAAGTCGAACAGCTCGTCGCTGGAGGCCCCCTGGAGCCGGTCGGACGTCGTGTCCTCCCGTGCGGCGGCCTCCCGCTCGTTCCGGTCCGCGTTGAGCCTCGCCAGCACCGCGGTCAGCCGCAGGGCCACCCGGTCGAGGACCGAATCATCGGTCCCGGCGAGCAACGCCGCGTCCAGCCGGTCCAGTTCGGCGAGCGGGTTCTTCGGCACCGTCACCGCCACCGCTTCGCCGGACGCCGGGCCCCCGGCGAACAACTCCTCGTGGAGGTGGAGCGCCACGGCCTTCGGCGAGGGGTGGTCGAAGACCAGCGTGGCGGGCAGCCGCAGCCCCGTCGTCGCGGCCAGCCGGTTCCGCAGCTCGACCGCGGTGAGCGAATCGAAGCCCAGATCCTTGAACGCCTTGTCCGGCGACGCCGATGCCCCCGGACCATGACCGAGAACCGCGCTCACATGGGCGGAGACCAGCTTCACCAACTCCTCCCGCGCCTCGTGCACCTCCAGCCCGGACAGCCGGCCGAGCAGCCCGGTGGGTCCGCCCGGCGTGCTCCCGGCGGCCGCGCGCCGGACAGGCCGCACCAGTCCACGCATCAACGGGGGCACGCTGTCCGCATCGATGTGCGAGGGGGACAGCTCCGCGGGCAGCAGCATCGGGGGTTCCCCCGGGGCAGCCGCGATGTCGAACAGCGCCATACCCGTCTCACTCGTCATCGGCACCAGCCCGGACCGCCTCAGCTTGGCCACGTGACCGTCGTCCATGTGGGCGGTCATGCCGGTGGGTTGTGCCCAGTAGCCCCAGGCGAGTGAGGTGGTGGGTTGTCCGTTGTGGTGGCGGTGGTGGGCGAGGGCGTCGAGGAAGGTGTTGGCGGTGGCGTAGTTGGCTTGTCCGGTGGCGCCGAGGGTGGCGGCGGCGGAGGAGAAGAGGATGAACGCGTCGAGGTTGTGGTCGGCTGTGAGTTGGTGGAGGTTCCAGGCGGCGTCGACCTTGGGGGCGAGTACGGTGGTGAGCTGTTGGGGGGTGAGGTTGTCGATGGTGGCGTCGTCGAGGACGCCTGCGGTGTGGATGACGGCGGTGAGGGGGTGTTCGGCGGGGATGGTGTCCAGCAGTGCGGTGAGCTGTTGCCGGTCGGCGGCGTCGCACGCGGCGATACGGACGTCGGCCCCCAGCGCGGTCAGCTCCTTCAGCAGGGCCTGGGCCCTCTCCGTCTCCGGGCCGGTCCTGCTGGTCAGGAGGAGGTGGCGGGCGCTGTGGTGAGTGACGAGGTGGCGGGCGATGTGGGTGCCGAGGGTGCCGGTGCCGCCGGTGATGAGGGTGGTGCCGTGGGGGTTGGGGGTGAGGGTGTTGCCGGGTGTGGGGGTGTGGCGGGCGAGGCGGGGGACGAGTGTGTCCCCGTTGCGGAGGGCGAGTTTGGGTTCGCCGGCGGTAGTGGCGGCGTGGACGGCGCCGGGGAGGTGCTTGTTGCTGTCGGGGTGGTTGTCGGTGTCGATGAGGGTGATGCGGTGGGGGTGTTCGTTCTGGGCGCTGCGGATGAGGCCCCAGAGGGGTGCGTGGGTGAGGTCCGTTATGTTCTCGCCGGGGTGGGTGGTGACGGCGTGGTGGGTGAGGACGATGAGGTGGCGGTCGGTGTTGGCGGGGTCGGTGAGCCAGTCCTGGAGGTGCTGGAGGGTCTGGGCGGCGGCGTGGTGGACCTGCTGGGGGAGGGGCAGGTCGGGGTCGGCCGGATCGAGTTCGAG
Proteins encoded in this window:
- a CDS encoding FAD-dependent monooxygenase; this translates as MTGTVVIAGAGPVGLFLASELRLAGVEAVVLERSPKANEHTVGGTLHARTADLFDQRGIMDTLRAGNPPLWPRLHFASYWLDLAPHMEDEYSLLLPQQYTEEMLEAHATELGADIRRGHTCVSLTQDADGVTVGVRADSGDYELRGAYLVGCDGGDSTVRELAAFPVQESGPRWYGLLADVESIEGDWHPGNYPGGQFAVIRSPHEGGPSRIMTLEFNETTQPPPADQPVSVEEVIASTERITGRTPVVGEVQWLHRYTNTTREAENYRQGRVFVAGDAAHLHVAFAGHGLSTGLHDAANLGWKLAAVLDGRAPDSLLDTYDEERRPVGHRACVFTQSQMALLTQGQQLDILRQLFTDLVKLPEVNHHLITTVTDVRYALDGAEKEDTHPLLGRPVPNQLVKDADGQATAVAEALRAGRGVLIDLTDGAAALPDTSGRRGHLDSVSRGPADAVDATALLVRPDGFVAWAATADTGNDGLEPALRRWFGDTA
- a CDS encoding 3-oxoacyl-[acyl-carrier-protein] synthase III C-terminal domain-containing protein, encoding MDSPNIHILSVRTALPGPPVDNVALAHRLGVGDSWARWAETGVGIRSRHLARDLESGEITHTLADLGEAAAREALAAAGLDAQDVDLLVMGTSMPDMLMPATVNIVADRLGIDGVPSYQVQSGCAGVVQAMEIAVQRLAGGSARTALVLGGDTWVKHFDPSGDIKHLSPAELVSMALAGDGAGCAVLSVEPRPGAAVVRRVRTRLVGGLPPAQTVEWFGAHAGTGAPAVTDDRGAVETQVPVLAAEAWRELLDDVGWKDSDVDAVLPPQHSGRVTERVCELLGVAESSVTSRVEETGNNGNGLLLFQLERALAGLGSGGRVVGLTVEATEWVRGGIAVEVL
- a CDS encoding class I SAM-dependent methyltransferase — translated: MLGSLVKFRMASDWTKKVQSIYEMYPPGHLMTEESTYFNQGYWETGNETYDAAQEALAGLLADTVGMREGDTVLDCGFGYGDQDFYWLKSRRPRQIFGINITPKHVEFASDRARREGVTDRVNFQLASATEIPFPDNTFDRVVSLESAMHYQPRSQFFKEAYRVLKPGGVIATADIVPMPGAGPRENLKAHALGWLKWTVDDRNWHDRDVYAEKLSQTGFESVGVTTIQPKVWEPWRAYITKKVADPAFKPTVSKLYYRVLQKAWADPELLKRELETVDYIMAAGTKPLT
- a CDS encoding type I polyketide synthase: MANEEKLLDYLKWVTADLHETRRRLADAEAGRHEPVAIIGMGCRLPGGVRSPEDLWRLVSTGGDAVSRFPRDRGWDVEGLYDPDPERPGHTYVKEGGFLYDAAHFDPEAFDMTPREAAATDPQHRLLLETAWETFENAGIDPLSLRGTDTGTFAGVMYSDYATQVGKALEGYEGHISIGSAPSIASGRVAYSFGLEGPAVTVDTACSSSLVALHLAAQALRNGECSLALAGGATVMCGPGIFVEFSRQRGLAPNGRCKPFAAAADGTGWAEGSALLLVERLSDARRNGHQVLAVLRGSAVNQDGASNGLTAPNGPSQQRVIRQALSHAGLSSADVDVVEAHGTGTTLGDPIEAQAILATYGQGRPDGQPLRLGSVKSNLGHTQAAAGAAGLMKMILSMRHGVLPRSLHIDAPTPHVDWSAGSVELLTENTPWPGGGEQPRRAGVSSFGMSGTNAHVVIEEPPAPAEPPAAPVRPAGPVTLRLSGHSSAALRAQADRTHRHLTDHPDLELPDVAHTLATARATLDHRGAAVGETRDDVLAALRGLADGSPAAVSGRAVAGRLAVMFTGQGSQRPGMGRELYARFPVFAAAFDTVCAALDPHLDRPLRDLVLAEPGTAAADEAAEPLDRTQYTQPALFALEVALYRLAESFGVRPDHLIGHSLGELTAVHVSGMLDLPDACAFVAARGRLMQALPEGGAMAALQVAEDQILPMISGRAHQVGIASVNSPDSTVISGERSAVEEITAFWEVWGHSTKRLRVSHAFHSPLLEPMLYELTEIVSGLTFRPAAIPVVSNLTGKVLSTEEAASPRYWADHVRHTVRFADSIAHLAQQDVRFYLELGPDGTLTGLTYDCLTSGAAPSPDAAVLAAALRPGEPEAMTFTTALARLHASGAPIAPDTDGSGTPADEHRPPGGALVPLPTYAFQRRRLWVDPPPGPRPRTVSAGDTPFWAAVENEDLDQLAATVHADDEQRAALAALLPALTGWRRAQDGRYRLRWDPVPDPVPDAGDHSAPGNWLAVLPPALATADAADVLTGITGALTAHGHRVVAFVADPDGEPSPAELLRAQLAAGAPDGTPFTGVLSLLALDERPHHDHPAVSVGTALTAALVQGVAAAARPVPVWGLTRGAVAVEASDGTRPEQAPVWAVLQAAAAELPTWSGGLIDLPGTLDDDAGRRLAAFLRGSAEQQVALRPAGLLARRLSPLPTDGSDVWQPGGTVLVTGTDTPYGAHAARWLAAHGAEHLVLLAAEAPTGLAETGVGLTLWPYDPTDGDTDTDHDALAALLADAPVTAVIHTTGAAHTDPRTALATAHHLDRLTRDRDLAAFVVFSDLSGTLGLPGTGAQAPLHARLEALTDARRAAGLPAATLAFGPLTEEPHLALLGVRPLAPKPAMDVLGRIPARGAATTVVADIDWARFTAEPNNAPLALLREIPGARTPAAHDGTGPAGADRDAEGERLRARLAEASDDEEARAVLLDLVRDCAADILGHHSADQVGPEDNLAEIGFSSFSALQLCTRLNAATQLTMPTVVVYDHPTPAGLALHMHGRLAATAHPAR
- a CDS encoding FAD-dependent monooxygenase, which gives rise to MSGGTHAVVLGGSVAGLLAAAALAPYVGSVTVVERDEYPAEGPAARTGVPQAEHAHVLWSGGARAVERLLPGATERLLAAGARRVGVQRDMLLMSAAGWCERFPETQYMLTCSRALLEWVLRGCVLALPNVSVLEGTVAAGLAGDAGAVSGVRVRARDGEGGAERLLAADVVVDATGRGSGLSGWLTGFGLPAAEEETVDSGLTYTTRVFRAPEGAAGVFPVVSLYADHRVAKPARNGLVVPIEGDRWMVSLSGSRGARPPADAPGFAAFARSLRHPLVARMVAAAEPLTEPRSTRSTRNRRLRYERMPSWPAGLLVLGDALSALNPAYGHGMTAAARGAEALRNELAAHGVRPQRARETVGAISAAVDDPWLWATSQDVRFPECRIVSRDAELGARAEARARFADLLQAAASRDAGVNVAMTGVMSMSEPLAGLEDAGVLDAVRAAAASGAKPLPQPRLSGAELALLRGPARVAVR
- a CDS encoding nuclear transport factor 2 family protein, with amino-acid sequence MPDEAERKKVALEYCHRLNAGDVDGALALFSPEIRYEDPVGSGTLTGLTALREHLARAVASRVLETPGVPVASLDDEHVLLPATAELDDARLPAGSRLTVAFIALLRVGADGLIREMRLFWGRTDTSVTPAASAAQGVR
- a CDS encoding MFS transporter, encoding MSTPSTPVRQPQEAAPSYAALAEPTEPVSRPWTLLLVLANLGVWMAFMAPLQVLLPDQIQHISPENKKSLLGWVTGAGALAVLLTTPLVGALSDRTTGRLGRRRPWTVGGAVLGAVALVALSRQDTIAGVAVAWVFVQVGLNMMLATLTAAVPDRVPVRQRGLVSGWVNLPQVLGAVLGVGLVSAVVPGRPGYVALGLVVVGLMLPFVLLTPDDPLPLAARPPLGSLLRGMWISPRRHPDFGWAWASRFITQLSGAAASLYLLYFLQDSVKVKDADEAVLQLTAVTTLFLLVTIVLGGYWSDRVGRRKVFVLGAGAVLALASVVMAVSPTWPAAVLAAAILGAGFGVYLAVHSALVTEVLPSATDRGKDLGLVNVANTAPNLLAPAIAGPVVSLAGYPALFALSAVLTLGGSALVLRIRAVS